In the genome of Desulfofarcimen acetoxidans DSM 771, one region contains:
- a CDS encoding stalk domain-containing protein: protein MKYIYNGGIIIRKLFNITIITFIFFIIPSMCIADEYKFDKVFDKKVKQICIHPDFQLNKILYVIVDNKSDDIIDDKLYRSNDNGNTWNEINLNINNTILKDKCTLYDIAFLKDKTLVLSGRHNIKKQYFTVSSKDGGNRWEYLDDQKAFYNLKGAEKRVFGIHLGKKNLMASDDGGKSWNYFIKGKIPQQNDSVAVINDKTYFVIYDNNESILSTNNGGVDWRDTGIKLSSSSSSSEFGKIISIADGNNYTLVACNPIISAGIYISQDGGLSWNRPQFEWLPKYSKSKIVSIAGTTKGRIFAGTAADKCVLVSEDYGVTWSPVTKGVLGKVTDIECTAVGDGVIVFASTPKGLLRMDYQKQQTVKDSKQNNQKNSAVPEVPNIKFIVGQKNYNVNGKDISMDTASFIDNDRVYVPIRYLGEALGTEIKWDEKSKSVNLTNKDLSVVFTVGKKMMSINGKTSKIDAPVIIRDNRTFLPARYTRKNLKREKLSFQIFTGVWPQ from the coding sequence TTTTTATAATTCCATCAATGTGTATAGCCGATGAGTATAAATTTGATAAAGTTTTCGATAAAAAGGTTAAGCAAATTTGTATTCATCCGGATTTTCAATTAAACAAGATATTATATGTAATAGTAGATAATAAATCAGATGACATAATAGATGACAAATTATATAGAAGCAATGATAATGGTAATACATGGAATGAAATTAACTTAAATATCAATAACACAATTTTAAAAGATAAATGCACTTTATACGATATAGCTTTTTTAAAGGATAAAACTCTTGTTTTGTCTGGTCGCCATAATATTAAGAAACAATATTTTACAGTATCCAGTAAAGATGGAGGTAATCGCTGGGAATATCTTGATGATCAAAAAGCCTTTTATAATTTAAAAGGTGCCGAAAAACGAGTATTTGGCATACATCTTGGTAAGAAAAATTTAATGGCTTCTGATGACGGTGGTAAGTCATGGAACTATTTTATAAAGGGAAAAATACCACAACAGAATGATAGTGTGGCAGTTATTAATGATAAAACTTATTTTGTTATATACGACAACAATGAAAGTATATTATCTACAAATAATGGTGGAGTTGACTGGCGCGATACGGGTATTAAATTATCCTCTTCCTCTTCCTCATCAGAATTTGGTAAAATTATTTCCATAGCGGATGGCAATAATTATACTTTAGTTGCATGCAATCCTATTATTTCAGCCGGCATATATATTTCTCAAGATGGTGGGCTTTCGTGGAACCGGCCTCAATTTGAATGGTTGCCAAAATATTCAAAAAGTAAAATCGTAAGTATTGCGGGAACTACCAAAGGACGTATCTTTGCGGGTACTGCAGCAGATAAATGTGTATTGGTGTCAGAGGATTATGGAGTAACTTGGAGTCCTGTGACTAAAGGTGTTTTGGGTAAGGTAACGGACATTGAGTGTACTGCTGTGGGTGATGGTGTAATTGTTTTTGCCTCAACTCCTAAAGGACTGCTGCGAATGGATTACCAAAAACAGCAAACAGTTAAAGATAGCAAACAGAACAATCAAAAGAATAGCGCAGTACCAGAGGTGCCAAATATTAAATTTATTGTGGGTCAGAAAAATTATAATGTAAACGGCAAAGACATTAGCATGGATACAGCATCATTTATTGATAATGATAGGGTTTATGTGCCTATTCGTTATTTGGGTGAAGCACTGGGTACCGAAATTAAATGGGACGAAAAATCTAAATCGGTTAACCTGACTAATAAAGATTTGTCAGTTGTTTTCACAGTTGGTAAGAAGATGATGAGCATTAACGGAAAAACAAGTAAAATAGACGCTCCTGTTATTATTCGTGATAACAGAACATTTTTGCCTGCCAGATATACTCGAAAAAATTTGAAAAGAGAAAAGCTTTCTTTCCAAATTTTTACTGGGGTCTGGCCCCAGTAA